The following are from one region of the Fimbriimonadaceae bacterium genome:
- a CDS encoding AAA family ATPase, translating into MTRGPIVFVTGSPAAGKTTLCAALARQFDRTMVVPVDDMRDSWVVQGHAGSVDWGDETERQFQLAEHATCAVAKVYSEGGFTVFIDHCRNLARLDQVVAEHLAGWPVLKVCLQVPTDVALDRNAKRTNKSFDTQALVPIIHHVTAQHFAASSRDGWLVHDNSGGDVQVAVRAVVAAIEAL; encoded by the coding sequence ATGACCAGAGGCCCGATCGTCTTCGTCACCGGATCCCCGGCGGCGGGCAAGACGACCTTATGCGCCGCCCTTGCCAGGCAGTTCGACCGGACGATGGTCGTCCCGGTGGACGACATGCGGGACAGTTGGGTGGTCCAGGGGCATGCGGGGTCGGTGGACTGGGGCGACGAGACAGAGCGCCAGTTCCAGCTTGCCGAGCACGCGACGTGCGCCGTAGCGAAAGTCTATTCAGAGGGCGGGTTCACTGTCTTCATCGACCACTGCCGTAACCTGGCGAGGCTCGACCAAGTCGTCGCCGAGCACCTTGCCGGTTGGCCCGTCCTCAAGGTCTGCCTCCAGGTGCCCACCGACGTCGCCCTTGACCGCAACGCGAAGCGGACCAACAAGTCGTTCGACACCCAGGCCCTCGTCCCGATCATCCACCACGTGACGGCCCAACACTTTGCCGCGTCAAGCCGAGACGGCTGGCTTGTCCACGACAACTCGGGTGGCGACGTCCAGGTGGCCGTCCGAGCCGTGGTCGCTGCGATCGAGGCCCTTTGA
- a CDS encoding TlpA family protein disulfide reductase, which produces MKRLALVSVALVAGLACTWSDGDYPPVVKKTLYASNDLRGKAAPKFEFGKWVKNGDPDLKGKVVLIDFWATWCGPCRKTIPELNEWAKKFSGDLVVIGVSDEPVDTIKKFMEKTPMDYSVASDAAKTMSKQVGVIGIPHVLVVTPDGVVRWQGFPSQAEDKLTTEKLGQIIAASKKHGA; this is translated from the coding sequence ATGAAACGCCTCGCCCTCGTCAGCGTCGCGCTGGTCGCCGGACTGGCCTGCACCTGGTCGGACGGTGACTATCCGCCCGTGGTCAAGAAGACCCTCTATGCGAGCAACGACCTGCGGGGGAAGGCCGCTCCCAAGTTCGAGTTTGGCAAGTGGGTGAAGAACGGCGACCCGGACCTCAAAGGGAAAGTCGTCCTCATCGACTTTTGGGCGACGTGGTGCGGACCGTGCCGCAAGACGATCCCCGAACTCAACGAATGGGCCAAGAAGTTCTCTGGTGACCTGGTTGTGATCGGCGTCAGTGACGAACCAGTGGACACGATCAAGAAGTTCATGGAGAAGACGCCGATGGACTACAGCGTCGCAAGCGACGCGGCAAAAACAATGTCCAAGCAGGTCGGGGTCATTGGCATTCCCCACGTCCTCGTGGTCACCCCCGACGGAGTGGTCCGGTGGCAAGGGTTCCCCAGCCAGGCGGAGGACAAGCTGACCACAGAAAAGCTCGGCCAGATCATCGCGGCCAGCAAGAAGCACGGGGCCTAG
- a CDS encoding esterase family protein gives MLAALAMVAMSHQEPPSIADIRSLIAREPFQAAEAVRRRFSTQDLAKGAVADDFLDYVFAVQTSGRSVTVTSRGKAVVTLTNVGGGLHIGAVHLDDGQAFPAQIEVDGKPLRTGIQVEGYRANPYQSVPKSGLKGELRDMGELRSKTYPGTTRRWYVYLPPGYDKATGYPLLVCQDAQWDRQWQSAFLDNLAAAGKIPPVVGVFVEPGQDKPGNYSDRSREYDALDNKYVTFLEREVLPEVEKLVGLSHDPARRALTGNSSGGICSFTACWERPDLFGTAISFIGSFADIASGPTLVEGGHNYPFLVRKSEVKPVRVFLQDGANDLDNVHGSWWICNQQMMAALRWKGYDYVWAPGNGFHSTKHARRVFDQALVWWLHHTKPIQVGFVD, from the coding sequence ATGCTTGCCGCCCTCGCGATGGTCGCCATGAGTCACCAGGAACCGCCCTCTATCGCCGACATCCGGTCGCTGATCGCCCGCGAACCGTTCCAGGCCGCCGAGGCCGTCCGTCGGCGGTTCAGCACCCAAGACCTCGCGAAGGGCGCCGTCGCCGACGACTTCCTCGACTATGTCTTCGCGGTGCAGACGTCTGGCCGGTCGGTCACCGTCACCAGTCGTGGCAAGGCGGTGGTGACCCTCACCAACGTGGGGGGTGGGCTCCACATCGGGGCCGTCCACCTGGACGACGGGCAGGCCTTTCCCGCCCAGATCGAAGTGGACGGCAAGCCCCTTCGCACCGGGATCCAGGTGGAGGGTTACCGGGCAAACCCCTACCAGTCTGTCCCCAAGTCTGGGCTCAAGGGCGAACTCCGCGACATGGGTGAGCTCAGGAGCAAGACGTACCCGGGCACGACCAGGCGGTGGTACGTTTACCTGCCCCCAGGCTACGACAAGGCGACTGGCTACCCCCTTCTGGTGTGCCAGGACGCCCAGTGGGACAGGCAGTGGCAGTCGGCGTTCCTTGACAACTTAGCCGCCGCGGGCAAGATTCCGCCCGTGGTGGGCGTGTTCGTCGAGCCTGGCCAAGACAAGCCGGGGAACTACAGCGACCGCAGCCGTGAGTACGACGCCCTCGACAACAAGTACGTGACCTTCCTGGAAAGGGAAGTCCTTCCCGAAGTGGAGAAGCTGGTCGGGCTGAGCCACGATCCCGCCCGGCGGGCGCTTACGGGCAACAGCAGCGGGGGCATCTGTTCGTTCACCGCGTGTTGGGAGCGTCCCGACCTCTTCGGCACGGCGATCAGCTTCATCGGGAGCTTCGCCGACATCGCCAGCGGCCCGACCCTGGTGGAGGGCGGGCACAACTATCCGTTCCTTGTCCGCAAGTCCGAGGTCAAGCCGGTCCGCGTCTTCCTCCAGGACGGGGCGAATGACCTGGACAACGTCCACGGAAGCTGGTGGATCTGCAACCAACAGATGATGGCGGCCCTTCGCTGGAAGGGCTACGATTACGTCTGGGCGCCCGGGAACGGGTTCCACAGCACCAAGCACGCCCGCCGGGTCTTTGACCAAGCGTTGGTCTGGTGGCTTCATCACACGAAGCCCATCCAGGTCGGCTTCGTGGACTAG
- a CDS encoding DUF2961 domain-containing protein produces the protein MSGFNGLGLHLGNLSRLSDAKTRSISPENFTGGKGEGGKSTDGPAAGCARDLGVGWKLSPFVRIEPKSEHVMADIEGPGAVQQIWLTPTGNWRYTIIRIYWDGQEHPSVECPIGDFFACGWGEYAQVTSLPVCVNPGSAFNCYWEMPFRKRCRITVTNLADEQMTLYYQVNYTLTEVPEDCAYFHAQFRRTNPLPYKEVYTILEGVKGRGHYVGTYMAWQVNNNQWWGEGEIKFFMDGDKEFPTICGTGTEDYFCGSYNFDLGIERGGYREFTTPYAGLPQVIRPDGLYRANTRFGMYRWHIMDPVRFEEDLRVTIQALGWRSGGRYLPLQDDIASVAYWYQTLPTAPFPELPSRDYLEII, from the coding sequence ATGTCTGGATTCAACGGACTCGGATTGCATTTGGGGAACCTCTCTCGGCTGTCCGACGCCAAAACACGGAGTATCAGCCCGGAGAACTTCACGGGGGGCAAGGGCGAGGGGGGCAAGTCGACGGACGGGCCGGCGGCCGGGTGCGCCCGCGACCTCGGCGTCGGCTGGAAGCTTTCACCGTTTGTCCGGATCGAACCGAAGTCCGAACATGTGATGGCGGACATCGAGGGGCCGGGGGCGGTCCAACAAATTTGGCTCACGCCGACCGGCAATTGGCGCTACACGATCATCCGCATCTATTGGGACGGGCAGGAACACCCCTCCGTCGAATGCCCGATCGGAGACTTCTTTGCCTGCGGCTGGGGAGAGTACGCCCAAGTGACCTCGTTGCCCGTTTGTGTCAACCCGGGCAGTGCCTTTAACTGCTACTGGGAAATGCCCTTCCGCAAGCGGTGCCGGATCACGGTCACCAACCTCGCCGACGAGCAGATGACCCTGTACTACCAGGTCAACTACACCCTGACCGAGGTCCCCGAAGACTGCGCTTACTTCCACGCCCAGTTCCGCCGCACGAACCCCCTGCCTTACAAGGAGGTCTACACCATCCTGGAAGGCGTCAAGGGGCGGGGCCACTACGTGGGCACCTACATGGCCTGGCAGGTCAACAACAACCAGTGGTGGGGTGAGGGCGAGATCAAGTTCTTCATGGACGGGGACAAGGAATTCCCCACGATCTGCGGCACGGGCACAGAAGACTACTTCTGCGGGTCGTACAACTTCGACTTAGGCATCGAAAGGGGCGGGTACCGCGAGTTCACCACTCCCTACGCCGGATTGCCCCAGGTCATCCGGCCGGACGGCCTTTACCGGGCCAACACCCGGTTCGGCATGTACCGATGGCACATCATGGACCCGGTGCGCTTCGAAGAAGACCTGCGGGTGACGATCCAAGCCCTGGGATGGCGGAGCGGCGGCCGCTACCTTCCTCTTCAGGACGACATCGCCAGCGTCGCCTACTGGTACCAGACCCTGCCGACCGCCCCGTTCCCCGAACTGCCGAGCCGCGACTACCTCGAGATCATCTGA
- a CDS encoding DUF4185 domain-containing protein, with product MFLTAILTTFAAEIKVLAVDKVSQVTGQTDRQRQKPTDSQTESRFGLRGTDLGASFEHNGKLVFLFGDTWPTGPNTPDRPVDGDSIAYSSDTNPDNGLKLDFITAPDGKYGTVKIPGVSLAGFEVPNGGFSHAGYMYGFYTTAHRFEQRGVVMGRSVLARSKDGLNWVKVLDLSSNHFVNVSPQIVDASKLKGFPVKQGKVLFMWASGAEYRRSSPRLAYVPLKDVDKKSAYRYWDGNGWSPSEDNAKALFDHPVVGELSVAWNPQLGRYIMLYNSDKPRGITLRSAKTPWGPWSDPTIVFDPDRDGYGKFMHISWKVKKADSVHDPGRENDYGGEYGPYMIPKFFKGTQKNATVYFLMSTWNPYNVVLMRARLSR from the coding sequence ATGTTCCTCACTGCCATCCTCACCACATTTGCGGCTGAGATCAAAGTCCTCGCCGTTGACAAAGTCTCTCAAGTGACCGGTCAGACCGACCGGCAACGCCAAAAACCCACCGACAGCCAGACCGAGAGCCGGTTCGGACTGCGCGGCACCGACTTGGGCGCCTCCTTTGAACATAACGGCAAACTCGTCTTCCTCTTTGGTGACACGTGGCCGACAGGCCCGAACACGCCAGACCGTCCGGTGGACGGCGACTCCATCGCTTACTCCAGCGACACCAACCCCGACAATGGTCTAAAGCTCGACTTCATCACCGCACCGGACGGCAAGTACGGCACCGTCAAGATCCCGGGGGTCAGTCTTGCCGGTTTCGAAGTGCCAAACGGCGGCTTCAGCCACGCCGGTTACATGTACGGCTTCTACACGACGGCCCACCGGTTTGAACAACGGGGCGTCGTGATGGGCCGGAGCGTCCTTGCCCGGTCGAAGGACGGCCTGAACTGGGTCAAGGTGCTGGACCTCTCCAGCAACCACTTCGTCAACGTCTCCCCCCAGATCGTCGACGCCTCAAAGCTCAAGGGCTTTCCGGTGAAACAGGGGAAGGTCCTTTTCATGTGGGCGAGCGGGGCCGAGTACCGGCGGAGCTCACCCAGACTGGCCTACGTGCCGCTCAAGGACGTCGACAAAAAGAGCGCCTATCGCTATTGGGACGGCAACGGATGGAGCCCGTCGGAAGACAACGCCAAGGCGTTGTTCGACCATCCCGTGGTCGGGGAGTTGTCTGTGGCGTGGAACCCGCAGTTGGGCCGCTACATCATGCTCTACAACAGCGACAAGCCCAGGGGCATCACGTTGCGCTCGGCCAAGACCCCGTGGGGGCCATGGTCAGACCCGACCATCGTCTTCGACCCCGACCGCGACGGCTACGGCAAGTTCATGCACATCAGTTGGAAGGTCAAGAAAGCCGACTCGGTGCATGACCCGGGCCGGGAGAACGACTATGGCGGAGAGTACGGGCCCTACATGATCCCGAAGTTCTTCAAGGGAACCCAGAAGAACGCCACGGTCTACTTCCTTATGTCGACGTGGAACCCGTACAACGTCGTCCTCATGAGGGCCCGACTGAGCCGCTGA
- a CDS encoding prepilin-type N-terminal cleavage/methylation domain-containing protein, producing MHQTRRAFTLIELLVVIAIIAILAAILFPVFAQAKTAAKKTQDLSNLKQLGIAEALYLSDYDDVYHAPAHYNSPTPNGPQTTLWYLMIKPYTKNVQMFLSPAYAQRWDNLDWRWNWNWDLMVKEGLAKQTNSGYTIDISYGINNTEDRGYTAGTSLWHDQCGGVLSDWGDGSFGKGHYGVSRPDGINTNATAVALPADTILFTNAIFHDLWAVDSKDVVVNGALPCGFTVIGYFDSTTTDPIKGGAFNGQINITYTDTHAKSRKKFAGCVTDWTIQDDKADDPIQACRG from the coding sequence ATGCACCAAACCAGAAGAGCCTTCACGCTTATCGAACTGCTCGTCGTCATCGCGATCATCGCGATCCTCGCGGCGATCCTTTTCCCTGTTTTCGCCCAGGCGAAGACGGCGGCAAAGAAGACCCAAGACCTCAGCAACCTGAAGCAACTCGGCATTGCCGAAGCCCTGTACCTGTCGGACTACGACGACGTCTATCATGCGCCCGCGCACTACAACTCGCCGACGCCCAACGGCCCGCAGACCACGCTGTGGTACTTGATGATCAAGCCGTACACCAAGAACGTCCAGATGTTCCTCTCGCCCGCTTATGCGCAGCGCTGGGACAACCTTGACTGGCGGTGGAACTGGAACTGGGACCTGATGGTCAAGGAAGGCCTTGCCAAGCAGACCAACAGCGGTTACACCATCGACATCTCCTACGGTATCAACAACACCGAGGACCGCGGCTACACGGCCGGCACCTCGCTGTGGCATGACCAGTGCGGCGGCGTCCTCTCGGATTGGGGCGACGGGTCGTTTGGTAAGGGCCACTATGGCGTGAGCCGCCCCGACGGCATCAACACGAACGCGACGGCGGTCGCCCTCCCGGCGGACACCATCCTGTTCACGAACGCCATCTTCCACGACCTGTGGGCGGTCGACTCGAAGGACGTCGTCGTCAACGGCGCACTGCCGTGCGGCTTCACCGTCATCGGTTACTTCGACTCGACGACCACCGACCCGATCAAGGGCGGCGCGTTCAACGGCCAGATCAACATCACGTACACGGACACCCACGCCAAGTCGCGGAAGAAGTTCGCGGGCTGTGTGACGGACTGGACGATCCAGGACGACAAGGCCGACGATCCGATCCAGGCTTGCCGAGGCTAA
- a CDS encoding GntR family transcriptional regulator: MQRATWQKIADEIAAQITSGALLPGDRVETEEALAVRLRVSRHTAHRALHELQGQGLITRQRRWGSVVASQAPRKSNRVAYIVDYANVRFQGDLMMHIEHALDEDARLVVSTSKGDPEREAENLRRLAGEVDGIICYPADGDTNAGLFNELSDTGYPLVLIDRAPRGCEHLVVLTDNVEASRLAVKKLVSRGHRRIAFFGSNNDHAQSVRERFLGYSAAIAEADKPRKSLERWIQLALDYDPETMFQSVIDALVAMRVSDEPPTAAFCVHDRLAMGINEACEQLNLQIGRDFEVATFNDYGHVFLRQHWRFHRIIQQMDLMSISAVNRLNALMRGEKIERGPLRIPAQFIEAHETVSRLSSSS; this comes from the coding sequence GTGCAGAGGGCAACCTGGCAAAAGATCGCGGACGAGATCGCGGCGCAGATCACGAGTGGTGCTCTGTTGCCGGGTGACCGGGTCGAGACGGAGGAGGCCTTGGCGGTCAGGCTGAGAGTGAGCCGGCACACCGCCCATCGGGCCCTGCACGAGTTGCAGGGCCAGGGTCTGATCACCCGCCAGCGACGGTGGGGAAGCGTCGTGGCAAGCCAGGCCCCGCGCAAGTCCAACCGCGTCGCCTACATCGTCGACTATGCGAACGTCAGGTTCCAGGGCGACTTGATGATGCACATCGAACACGCCTTGGACGAAGACGCGAGGCTGGTCGTCTCGACTTCCAAGGGTGACCCCGAGCGTGAGGCCGAGAACCTACGGCGTCTGGCGGGCGAAGTCGACGGCATCATCTGTTACCCCGCGGACGGCGACACCAACGCGGGTCTTTTCAACGAATTGAGCGACACCGGGTACCCCCTGGTGCTCATCGACCGTGCCCCGCGCGGTTGCGAGCACTTGGTCGTCCTGACCGACAACGTCGAAGCGAGCCGCCTGGCGGTGAAGAAACTCGTCAGCCGCGGCCACCGTCGCATCGCGTTCTTCGGCAGTAACAACGACCACGCCCAAAGCGTCCGCGAACGCTTTTTGGGCTATTCCGCCGCGATCGCGGAGGCCGACAAGCCGCGCAAATCGCTTGAGCGGTGGATCCAGTTGGCCCTCGACTATGACCCGGAGACGATGTTCCAGTCGGTGATCGACGCGCTCGTCGCCATGCGGGTGTCCGACGAGCCGCCCACCGCCGCCTTCTGCGTCCACGACCGCTTGGCCATGGGGATCAACGAGGCCTGCGAACAACTCAACCTGCAGATCGGTCGAGATTTCGAAGTGGCCACGTTCAACGACTACGGCCACGTGTTCCTTCGCCAGCACTGGCGCTTCCATCGGATCATCCAGCAGATGGACCTGATGAGCATCTCCGCGGTCAACCGCTTGAACGCGCTGATGCGCGGAGAGAAGATCGAACGCGGCCCGCTCCGCATCCCTGCCCAGTTTATTGAAGCCCACGAGACTGTGTCTCGACTCTCGTCGTCCAGCTGA
- a CDS encoding sugar ABC transporter substrate-binding protein, which translates to MLRAITVAALALLVFRLVMPERAAPKHDASSPVEVEMCVWGMPFENDLYTKVYIPEFERQNPGIKVRFHHFEDYPNRVLLSYAGGISPDVIRENTAGNMPWIRRGLDLPLNKYIDGPDGIDRKDFIPILWDALQYDGETYGVPQDINILGLFYNKDLFDKAGMAYPDENWTWDDLSKAAEKLTKDTDGDGHPEIIGLNMGWNDATFQPFVFQAGGKIWSDDGEKVVIDSPEAAGALKFYKSLMHSYTLSQSSDQRGGLGPDKFFEAGKVALFIDGSWRTPSLKKNAPNLRFGVAPLPRGKYPMSVSGSCFWGISAQTKHPDEAWKLVKFLSSKEALIEYWRYLWVAPPARWSALRSPEFRDVTGAKGIIPGIDSQEEFDEKCGWIPTVLQNNWTTIKQSSQHSDVLGMFLREAVDRVLLQNADPMESLKDAARRANQQIAESKRVEKMRVGP; encoded by the coding sequence ATGCTAAGGGCAATCACCGTCGCCGCACTCGCCCTGCTCGTCTTCCGGCTCGTCATGCCGGAGCGGGCCGCGCCTAAACATGACGCCTCGTCCCCCGTCGAGGTGGAGATGTGCGTCTGGGGCATGCCTTTCGAAAACGACCTCTACACCAAGGTCTACATCCCCGAGTTTGAGCGGCAGAACCCCGGCATCAAGGTTCGGTTCCACCACTTCGAAGACTATCCCAACCGCGTCTTGCTGTCCTACGCCGGAGGGATTTCACCCGACGTGATCCGCGAGAACACCGCGGGCAACATGCCCTGGATCCGGCGCGGGCTCGACCTGCCCCTGAACAAGTACATCGACGGCCCCGATGGGATCGACCGGAAAGACTTCATCCCGATCCTGTGGGACGCCCTCCAGTACGACGGCGAGACCTACGGTGTCCCCCAGGACATCAACATCCTCGGCCTCTTCTATAACAAAGACCTCTTTGACAAGGCCGGGATGGCGTACCCCGACGAGAACTGGACGTGGGACGATCTCAGCAAGGCCGCCGAAAAGCTGACCAAAGACACGGACGGCGACGGGCATCCCGAGATCATCGGCCTGAACATGGGCTGGAACGACGCCACCTTCCAACCATTTGTCTTCCAGGCCGGAGGCAAGATCTGGTCCGACGACGGCGAGAAGGTCGTCATCGACAGCCCTGAAGCGGCAGGCGCCCTCAAGTTCTACAAGAGTCTGATGCACTCCTACACCCTCAGCCAGTCGAGCGACCAGCGCGGCGGCCTCGGCCCTGACAAGTTTTTTGAGGCCGGCAAGGTCGCCCTCTTCATCGACGGCAGTTGGCGGACTCCGTCACTCAAGAAGAACGCGCCGAACCTCCGGTTTGGCGTCGCCCCGCTTCCCCGCGGCAAATACCCCATGTCGGTCAGCGGCTCCTGCTTCTGGGGGATCAGCGCCCAGACAAAGCACCCCGACGAGGCTTGGAAGTTGGTCAAGTTCCTGAGCAGCAAGGAAGCCCTGATCGAGTATTGGCGCTATCTGTGGGTCGCGCCGCCGGCCCGCTGGTCGGCCCTTCGCTCCCCCGAGTTCCGTGACGTGACCGGCGCCAAGGGGATCATTCCCGGCATCGACAGCCAGGAAGAGTTCGACGAGAAGTGCGGGTGGATACCGACCGTGCTGCAGAACAACTGGACCACGATCAAGCAGTCCAGCCAGCACTCCGACGTCCTCGGGATGTTCCTCCGCGAGGCGGTGGACCGCGTCCTCCTGCAAAACGCCGACCCGATGGAGTCGCTCAAGGACGCGGCACGCCGGGCGAACCAGCAGATCGCCGAGTCCAAGCGGGTTGAGAAGATGAGGGTGGGACCCTGA
- a CDS encoding sugar ABC transporter permease has protein sequence MKPRRSKDNWGWEFIAPALLLITLFVIVPCAWGIGLSFTAFDGISKPYFVGFENYARLKDDPLVWTTLTNTAVFVLFTLPTGLALSLAVAMALDQKWFRGRSAMRAMYFLPNVTSLAAVAFVWQWLLNPEFGLFNALLRSFGLPTPGWLGDPNLAMPTVAAVSVWHGLGFSVLIYISGLKSIPDEVLEAAKIDGASFWQSFRHVTWPLLTPTTMFLTIMGVIGGFQVFQSVYIMTGGGPLDKTRVYLFYLWQTAFQSLDFGYASAMAVLLFAIVLVLTVLQRQYYNRRLQTWQ, from the coding sequence ATGAAACCGAGACGCTCCAAAGACAACTGGGGGTGGGAGTTCATCGCGCCCGCCCTGCTCCTCATCACCTTGTTCGTCATTGTGCCGTGCGCCTGGGGGATCGGCCTCAGCTTCACCGCCTTCGACGGGATCAGCAAGCCGTACTTCGTCGGGTTTGAGAACTACGCCCGCCTGAAGGACGACCCGCTGGTGTGGACCACCCTCACCAACACGGCGGTTTTTGTCCTCTTCACCTTACCGACCGGCCTGGCCCTGTCACTCGCCGTCGCGATGGCCCTGGACCAGAAGTGGTTCCGGGGCCGGTCGGCGATGCGGGCGATGTACTTCTTGCCCAACGTGACCAGCCTGGCCGCCGTCGCCTTCGTCTGGCAATGGCTGCTCAATCCCGAGTTCGGCTTGTTCAATGCCCTTCTTCGATCGTTCGGACTTCCCACCCCGGGCTGGCTAGGAGACCCCAACCTCGCGATGCCGACCGTCGCCGCCGTCAGCGTGTGGCACGGGCTGGGCTTCAGTGTCCTCATTTACATCTCCGGGCTCAAGTCGATCCCCGACGAAGTCTTGGAGGCGGCCAAGATCGACGGCGCGAGTTTCTGGCAGAGCTTCCGCCACGTCACCTGGCCCTTGCTCACCCCGACCACCATGTTCCTCACGATCATGGGTGTCATCGGAGGCTTCCAAGTCTTCCAAAGCGTGTACATCATGACCGGCGGCGGACCGCTCGATAAGACCAGGGTTTATCTGTTCTACTTGTGGCAAACTGCGTTCCAAAGTTTAGACTTTGGTTATGCGTCAGCGATGGCCGTCCTCCTCTTCGCCATCGTCCTTGTCTTGACAGTCCTCCAACGGCAATACTACAACCGGAGGTTGCAGACATGGCAGTGA
- a CDS encoding carbohydrate ABC transporter permease, with protein MAVKPLTRIVRGSVWTIVTLVGLAMLVPFLWMVLTSLRTDADAFAFPPKFLPLPLRFENYVAAWKIAPFARFFFNSIVVSVTITVGSLLINSMAAFGFAKYDFKGRNVLFLGLLATLMIPFQVNMIPTFLLLKQLRWLDSFPGLIVPGLAGAFGIFFLRQYMITIPDDYLDAARIDGASEYRIYARIIMPLAKPAVATLALFTFLGAWNDFLGPLIVVKSDEMRTLPLAISALSAGHYVMSWPLLMAGATFVVVPVLIVYLFSQRYVVEGIALGGLKG; from the coding sequence ATGGCAGTGAAGCCGCTCACGCGGATTGTCCGGGGGTCGGTGTGGACCATCGTCACGTTGGTGGGCCTGGCCATGCTCGTGCCGTTCCTGTGGATGGTCCTCACCTCCCTGCGCACCGACGCCGACGCCTTCGCTTTCCCGCCGAAGTTCTTGCCCCTGCCCCTGCGGTTCGAAAACTACGTGGCGGCGTGGAAAATCGCGCCGTTTGCCCGGTTCTTCTTCAACAGCATCGTCGTCAGCGTGACGATCACCGTCGGCAGCCTGCTCATTAACTCCATGGCGGCGTTCGGTTTTGCCAAGTATGATTTCAAGGGCCGGAACGTCTTGTTCCTCGGGCTTCTCGCCACCCTGATGATCCCGTTCCAAGTGAACATGATCCCGACCTTCTTGTTGCTCAAGCAATTGCGATGGTTGGACAGTTTCCCTGGCCTGATCGTCCCCGGCCTGGCCGGTGCGTTCGGCATCTTCTTCCTCCGCCAGTACATGATCACGATCCCGGACGACTATCTCGACGCCGCCCGCATCGACGGGGCCAGCGAGTACCGGATCTATGCCCGGATCATCATGCCCTTGGCTAAACCCGCCGTCGCGACGTTGGCGCTCTTCACGTTCCTTGGTGCGTGGAACGACTTCCTCGGCCCCTTGATCGTCGTCAAGAGCGACGAGATGCGCACCTTGCCCCTCGCGATCTCCGCCCTCTCTGCCGGCCACTACGTGATGAGTTGGCCCTTGCTGATGGCGGGGGCGACCTTTGTCGTCGTGCCGGTGCTGATCGTCTACCTCTTCAGCCAGCGCTACGTCGTCGAAGGCATCGCGCTCGGGGGGCTCAAAGGTTGA
- a CDS encoding class I SAM-dependent methyltransferase, which produces MSDDPFAAFKAAQREVWALFVPVETFTTPPAAALVRHAGIKAGDRVLDVCCGTGVVTVTAARKGARAKGLDLCPPLLERARWNARMAEVDIEFIEGDVEALPFDDGQFDIVTSQFGHIFAPRPALAVSEMLRVLRPGGTVAFSTWPPEMVMGRMFQLVGRYSPPMEGVPHPAQWGSAETVRERLGAAVKDIVFERELTTTPALSPQHFRHFMEVTAAPLIKIVASTQDDPARLAEFRAELDALLAEYIQDNQLRQHYLVTRATKA; this is translated from the coding sequence ATGTCCGATGACCCCTTTGCCGCTTTCAAAGCCGCACAGCGGGAGGTCTGGGCTCTGTTCGTCCCGGTCGAGACGTTCACGACCCCGCCTGCCGCCGCCCTAGTCCGTCATGCGGGGATCAAAGCCGGAGACCGTGTCCTGGACGTTTGTTGCGGCACCGGTGTCGTGACGGTCACGGCAGCACGCAAAGGTGCGCGTGCCAAGGGTTTGGACCTCTGCCCGCCATTGCTCGAAAGGGCGCGTTGGAACGCCCGCATGGCCGAAGTCGACATTGAGTTCATCGAAGGAGATGTGGAGGCGTTGCCGTTTGATGACGGCCAGTTCGACATCGTGACCAGCCAATTTGGCCACATTTTCGCGCCACGCCCTGCCTTGGCGGTGTCGGAGATGCTCCGGGTCTTGCGGCCTGGAGGCACGGTCGCGTTTTCCACTTGGCCGCCCGAAATGGTCATGGGCCGCATGTTCCAGCTCGTCGGACGCTACTCGCCGCCGATGGAAGGCGTGCCCCACCCGGCCCAGTGGGGCTCCGCCGAGACCGTCCGTGAGCGGCTGGGTGCGGCCGTCAAGGACATTGTGTTTGAGCGCGAACTGACGACGACCCCGGCATTGAGCCCCCAACACTTCCGCCACTTCATGGAGGTGACCGCCGCACCCTTGATCAAGATCGTCGCGAGCACGCAGGACGATCCGGCCCGCTTGGCGGAGTTCCGGGCTGAACTCGACGCCCTGCTCGCGGAGTACATCCAGGACAACCAACTCCGCCAGCATTACCTGGTCACCCGCGCGACCAAGGCCTGA